One Algihabitans albus genomic region harbors:
- a CDS encoding IclR family transcriptional regulator, whose translation MRQTSSDPRRDSDPADGSRRSDGATLPRVRAVSRAIAIMRTFTPEQPRLSLSAVAESAGLDAGTTRRILVTLRDEGIVEQDAKSGQYALTLQAMRFAGAVPDGQSLRDLAEDLLRGLADEVGATAFLSVARGHEAICLARFHGQAPVEVRWWALGMGRPLNCGAAPRLLLAHLPVEEQDRILAQPLATLTDKSITDPDLLRVELDEIRRNGWAFARDDVALGLSAVAAPVRDDRGLLVAAMSLGGLTPQIFGDTPDGDGRPRALSPLLDCCARLSDRISGLDFIS comes from the coding sequence ATGCGCCAAACGTCGAGCGATCCACGCCGTGACAGCGACCCGGCGGACGGCAGCCGCAGAAGCGACGGTGCGACGCTGCCGCGCGTCCGGGCGGTGTCGCGCGCGATCGCCATCATGCGCACCTTCACGCCCGAACAGCCGCGCCTCTCGCTCAGCGCCGTCGCCGAGAGCGCAGGCCTGGATGCCGGAACGACGCGCCGCATCCTGGTGACGCTGCGCGACGAGGGAATCGTCGAGCAGGATGCGAAGTCAGGCCAATATGCGCTGACGCTTCAGGCCATGCGCTTCGCCGGCGCGGTTCCCGACGGTCAGTCGCTGCGAGACCTGGCCGAGGACCTGCTGCGCGGCCTCGCCGACGAGGTCGGCGCCACGGCCTTTCTATCGGTCGCACGCGGCCACGAGGCCATCTGCCTCGCCCGGTTTCACGGCCAGGCGCCGGTGGAGGTGCGCTGGTGGGCACTCGGCATGGGACGCCCGCTCAATTGCGGCGCGGCCCCACGTCTGCTGCTCGCGCATCTGCCGGTGGAGGAGCAGGACCGCATTCTGGCCCAGCCGCTGGCGACCCTGACCGATAAAAGCATCACGGACCCGGACCTCCTGCGGGTGGAACTCGACGAGATCCGACGGAACGGATGGGCCTTCGCCCGCGACGACGTGGCGCTCGGCCTGTCGGCGGTGGCGGCACCGGTTCGCGACGATCGCGGCCTCCTGGTCGCCGCAATGTCGCTCGGGGGACTGACGCCGCAGATTTTCGGCGACACGCCCGATGGCGACGGAAGGCCCCGTGCCTTGTCCCCGCTTCTGGACTGCTGCGCGCGCCTGTCGGACCGGATTTCAGGCCTTGATTTCATCAGTTGA
- the nthA gene encoding nitrile hydratase subunit alpha has translation MAPEDHDPSHSHSHDHPHGHDHDAGPDPMTKRVQALEALLVEKGYVDPVAVDALIETYETKIGPRNGARVVARAWADPDYRARLLADATGAIAELGFAGRQGEHMVAVENATGLHNLVVCTLCSCYPWPVLGVPPTWYKSAAYRSRAVLEPRGVLEEFGVRLPEDTEFRIWDSTAEIRYLVIPERPAGTEDWTEDQLAELVTRDSMIGTGLAKSPQEVSSPGGTVS, from the coding sequence ATGGCGCCCGAAGATCACGATCCGTCCCATAGCCATTCCCACGATCATCCGCATGGTCACGACCACGATGCCGGGCCGGACCCCATGACCAAACGGGTGCAGGCACTCGAAGCTCTGCTGGTCGAGAAAGGCTATGTCGATCCGGTCGCCGTGGACGCGCTGATCGAAACCTACGAAACGAAGATCGGCCCGCGCAACGGTGCCAGGGTCGTTGCCAGGGCCTGGGCGGACCCGGACTACCGGGCGCGTCTGCTCGCGGATGCGACCGGCGCCATCGCCGAGCTCGGTTTCGCCGGGCGCCAAGGCGAGCACATGGTGGCTGTCGAAAACGCCACGGGCCTGCACAATCTCGTCGTCTGTACCCTCTGCTCCTGCTACCCTTGGCCTGTGCTGGGCGTACCTCCGACCTGGTACAAATCCGCCGCCTACCGCTCGCGTGCCGTGCTCGAACCGCGCGGCGTCCTGGAGGAGTTCGGGGTGCGGCTGCCCGAGGATACGGAGTTCCGCATTTGGGATTCCACGGCCGAGATCCGCTACCTCGTCATTCCCGAGCGTCCGGCCGGAACCGAAGACTGGACCGAGGACCAACTGGCCGAGCTGGTGACGCGGGACTCGATGATCGGAACCGGTCTCGCCAAGTCGCCGCAAGAGGTGTCGTCGCCTGGGGGGACGGTGTCGTGA
- a CDS encoding sensor histidine kinase, which yields MRPRQPARRRSHLRESCRPDSSKPGFGRRELRNQGEASGSEAGVLLFSLDGRRVLHANEVVADLTGYTPSELCALSPGQLLAGPEPAETWRLDSEFVMLRPRRGDPVACRVSLGRLSLPEGERLVATLRPTPETEGQQRFDTLVRIAIEQLPEALVIYDTEDRLVYFNRAYHDFFPYMPSFEVLAGRHFFDIVRYSMEATGVVLDPLAERDPEAYFQKRLERLHKASGVPFEQETAGCWHLVHEQRVPGVGFVSLRRDITEMKRLHDEMAAANLKLAEARETAESARQHAEEANRSKSEFLAMMSHELRTPLNAILGFSSLLSEEYLGPLGSERYLDYARSIHESGAHLLSIINDILDLAKVEAGKMEIDPEPLDAQALIEECVSLVSGLAEGRGLEVESEVATEGLKLMADRRAAKQMIVNLLSNACKFTEAGGSVQLRAAPLDLAESPDAVTVSVRDTGVGMTPEDIAIAVEPFGQIGNVSTSGRQGTGLGLPLVKSFIELHGGSLEIQSELGKGTMVKLMFRG from the coding sequence TTGAGACCCCGCCAGCCCGCTCGGCGCCGCTCCCATCTGCGCGAGTCCTGCCGGCCCGACTCCAGTAAGCCGGGCTTCGGCCGGCGAGAGCTGAGGAATCAGGGGGAGGCCTCCGGTTCCGAAGCCGGTGTGCTTCTGTTCAGTTTGGACGGTCGCCGGGTGCTGCATGCCAACGAGGTCGTCGCCGACTTGACGGGCTACACGCCGTCGGAACTCTGCGCTCTGTCGCCGGGTCAGCTTCTGGCGGGACCGGAGCCTGCGGAGACCTGGCGTCTCGACAGCGAATTCGTGATGCTCCGGCCTCGCCGGGGAGATCCCGTCGCCTGCCGGGTCAGCCTGGGGCGCTTGTCCCTGCCCGAGGGCGAGCGGCTGGTCGCCACCTTGAGACCGACGCCGGAGACCGAAGGGCAGCAGCGCTTCGATACCCTGGTCCGGATCGCCATCGAGCAGCTTCCGGAAGCTTTGGTGATCTACGATACGGAAGACCGTCTCGTCTATTTCAACCGCGCCTACCACGATTTTTTCCCCTACATGCCGTCTTTCGAGGTTCTGGCGGGACGCCATTTCTTCGATATCGTTCGCTACTCGATGGAGGCGACGGGCGTCGTGCTCGACCCTTTGGCGGAACGCGATCCCGAAGCCTACTTTCAAAAACGCCTCGAACGCTTGCACAAGGCTTCGGGCGTGCCCTTCGAGCAGGAGACGGCGGGCTGCTGGCACCTGGTGCACGAGCAACGCGTGCCGGGTGTCGGTTTCGTCTCCCTGCGCCGCGACATCACCGAGATGAAGCGGCTGCATGATGAAATGGCGGCGGCGAACCTCAAGCTCGCCGAGGCGCGGGAAACGGCTGAGAGCGCACGTCAGCATGCCGAGGAGGCAAACCGCTCGAAGAGCGAGTTCCTCGCCATGATGAGTCACGAACTGCGCACGCCCCTCAATGCCATTTTGGGATTCTCGTCGCTCTTGTCCGAGGAATATCTGGGGCCGCTCGGCAGCGAGAGATATCTTGATTACGCCCGCTCGATTCACGAAAGCGGGGCGCACTTGCTGTCCATCATCAACGACATCCTGGACCTGGCGAAGGTCGAGGCGGGCAAGATGGAAATCGATCCGGAACCGCTCGACGCACAGGCGTTGATCGAGGAGTGCGTTTCCCTCGTCAGCGGGCTTGCCGAGGGCCGGGGCCTGGAAGTCGAGTCGGAGGTGGCGACCGAGGGGTTGAAGCTGATGGCCGACCGTCGCGCGGCCAAGCAGATGATCGTCAATCTGCTGTCCAACGCCTGCAAGTTCACCGAGGCGGGCGGCAGTGTCCAACTCCGCGCGGCGCCGCTAGATCTGGCCGAAAGCCCGGATGCCGTCACCGTCAGCGTTCGTGACACCGGTGTTGGGATGACTCCGGAAGATATTGCCATCGCGGTGGAGCCCTTCGGCCAGATCGGCAATGTTTCCACGAGCGGGCGGCAGGGCACCGGCCTCGGACTGCCCTTGGTCAAGAGCTTCATCGAGCTGCACGGCGGGTCTCTGGAAATTCAGAGCGAATTGGGCAAGGGCACGATGGTCAAGCTGATGTTTCGCGGATAG
- a CDS encoding 3-isopropylmalate dehydratase small subunit codes for MPLKNLRGRAAFVFDEIDFDVDQIVGVKNIKIKDTDELAKVAMQGYDPDFATRVKPGDLLIGNENFGYGHPHYPPMIAMRRLGISGVVAESFSPGYWRGEIAMGFPQIACPGVLGLVSRWDELEVDWKDSQVINRTTGTALPFEPLSDGDRMMLEHGGLIGYLHARDEEETE; via the coding sequence ATGCCTTTGAAGAATCTGCGGGGCCGCGCCGCCTTCGTCTTCGACGAGATCGACTTCGACGTCGACCAGATCGTCGGCGTCAAGAACATCAAGATCAAGGATACGGACGAACTCGCGAAAGTCGCCATGCAAGGCTACGACCCGGACTTCGCCACCAGAGTAAAGCCGGGGGACTTGCTGATCGGGAATGAGAATTTCGGTTACGGCCACCCGCACTATCCGCCGATGATCGCAATGCGCCGGCTCGGCATTTCGGGCGTTGTCGCCGAGAGCTTCTCGCCTGGCTATTGGCGCGGCGAGATTGCGATGGGCTTCCCGCAAATCGCCTGCCCCGGCGTCCTCGGCCTCGTGTCCCGCTGGGACGAACTGGAGGTCGACTGGAAAGACAGCCAAGTGATCAACCGCACGACCGGAACGGCCCTGCCCTTCGAGCCCCTGTCCGACGGCGACCGGATGATGCTCGAACACGGCGGCCTGATCGGCTACCTGCATGCCCGCGACGAGGAAGAGACCGAATGA
- a CDS encoding isocitrate lyase/PEP mutase family protein, giving the protein MTRLDKTTFAAKARAGETIWTAGAFDALSAKLAEEAGFAAIMSTGFGVSASHLGAPDVELYTMTENLAVVRNMVNAVTVPLVADTDTGYGNAINVMRTVREFEQAGVAAMILEDQEVPKRCPAVANSVEILPIDEGSAKIRAAAEARRDPDSVIIARTDAFNEADGINRARAYVAAGADLIQPISRGFTDFDALRRLRDACGVPLSLQILGWLETDLTRDQIEQVAGLAVFPLVSLMTATAAMRANLQALSGAHSTRELPRQTTSLKDFKSFIGFDEVERQKAKFLVRELPEALSTVDEGAR; this is encoded by the coding sequence ATGACCAGGCTCGACAAGACCACTTTCGCGGCGAAAGCCCGCGCCGGCGAGACGATCTGGACCGCCGGCGCCTTCGATGCGCTCTCGGCGAAACTGGCCGAGGAAGCCGGCTTCGCCGCCATCATGTCGACGGGTTTCGGCGTCTCGGCCTCGCATCTCGGGGCGCCCGACGTGGAACTCTACACCATGACCGAAAATCTCGCGGTCGTGCGCAACATGGTCAACGCCGTCACGGTGCCGCTGGTCGCCGATACAGACACCGGATACGGCAATGCGATCAACGTCATGCGTACGGTGCGCGAGTTCGAGCAGGCGGGCGTCGCGGCCATGATCCTGGAAGACCAGGAAGTGCCGAAACGCTGCCCGGCGGTCGCCAACTCGGTCGAGATTCTTCCGATCGACGAAGGCAGCGCGAAGATCCGTGCGGCCGCCGAGGCCCGGCGCGACCCGGACAGCGTGATCATTGCGCGCACCGACGCCTTCAACGAAGCCGATGGGATCAACCGCGCCAGAGCCTATGTGGCCGCCGGCGCCGACCTTATCCAGCCGATCTCCCGAGGCTTCACGGACTTCGACGCGCTGCGGCGTCTCCGCGACGCCTGCGGCGTGCCCTTGTCGCTGCAGATCCTGGGGTGGCTCGAAACCGACCTGACGCGGGATCAGATCGAGCAGGTCGCCGGTCTCGCGGTCTTCCCCCTCGTCTCGCTGATGACCGCAACCGCCGCGATGCGCGCCAATCTTCAGGCCCTCAGTGGAGCGCATTCCACCCGCGAACTGCCGCGGCAAACGACGAGCCTCAAGGACTTCAAGAGCTTCATCGGCTTCGACGAGGTCGAGCGCCAGAAAGCGAAGTTCCTGGTGCGGGAACTGCCCGAAGCTCTCTCGACGGTCGACGAGGGCGCGAGGTAG
- the nthB gene encoding nitrile hydratase subunit beta, which yields MNGAHDLGGMQGFGPVEPDETSRGGSAALFKADWERRVFGLTLAVGATGRWNIDMSRYARENQAPGAYLAKSYYQIWLQGLETLLVQSGLCSREEIEQGRSLAPPAEPPRVLKAAQVAATLAKGGPSARAATRPPAFVLGDRVVAKVMAPAGHTRLPRYLRGRPGQILLHHGAHVFPDTNACGGGEQPEHLYSVAFDAKDIWGEQAYPGSIRVDCFEPYLDPAA from the coding sequence GTGAACGGTGCGCACGATCTGGGCGGTATGCAGGGGTTCGGTCCCGTCGAGCCGGACGAGACCTCGCGGGGCGGTTCGGCGGCGCTCTTCAAGGCGGACTGGGAACGCCGGGTCTTCGGGCTGACGCTGGCCGTCGGGGCGACCGGCAGGTGGAACATCGACATGTCGCGCTACGCCCGCGAGAACCAGGCGCCTGGCGCCTACCTCGCGAAGAGCTACTATCAGATCTGGCTGCAGGGGCTTGAGACCTTGCTGGTTCAGTCCGGCCTCTGCAGCCGGGAGGAGATCGAGCAGGGCCGGTCCCTGGCGCCGCCGGCCGAACCGCCGCGCGTGCTGAAGGCGGCGCAGGTTGCCGCGACCCTGGCCAAAGGCGGGCCGAGCGCGCGGGCGGCGACCCGTCCGCCGGCCTTTGTGCTTGGCGACCGGGTGGTCGCCAAGGTGATGGCCCCGGCCGGCCATACCCGGCTGCCGCGCTACCTGCGCGGACGGCCCGGCCAGATCCTGCTGCACCACGGCGCGCACGTTTTTCCGGATACCAACGCCTGCGGTGGCGGCGAACAGCCCGAGCACCTCTACAGCGTCGCTTTCGACGCCAAGGATATCTGGGGAGAGCAGGCCTATCCCGGGTCGATCCGCGTTGATTGTTTCGAACCCTACCTGGATCCGGCGGCATGA
- a CDS encoding aliphatic sulfonate ABC transporter substrate-binding protein — protein MSTRRSFLSLAAAAIATAGLVTTDLIAAAPASAAETPERIGIDWAYYNPVAILLKNKGWLEEEFAEDETEIRWVLSLGSNKALEFLRGGSIDFGSTAGSAAIVGRASGLPIKAVYAYSKPEWTALVVRRDSEIQSVADLRGKTVAVTRGTDPHIFLLRALAEAGLSEDDIKPVLLQHPDGYRALERGQVDAWAGLDPHMAKAELESDARLFFRNADLNTYGILNVREAFAQEYPETVARVLRVYERARRYALENPQELQAGLVAAAKIDPAVAARQLEQRTDITDPAIGQAHRETFLATGRVLQEIGVIDEDLEVGTVVDELIDASFLTRQAAKAGETAATGKAAE, from the coding sequence ATGTCGACCCGTCGTAGCTTTTTGTCCCTGGCCGCCGCCGCCATCGCGACCGCCGGTCTTGTCACCACGGATCTGATCGCCGCCGCACCGGCGTCGGCGGCGGAAACGCCCGAGCGTATCGGCATCGACTGGGCTTACTACAACCCGGTCGCCATCCTGCTGAAGAACAAGGGCTGGCTGGAAGAGGAGTTCGCCGAGGACGAGACCGAGATCCGCTGGGTGCTCTCGCTCGGCTCCAACAAGGCGCTGGAGTTTCTGCGCGGCGGCTCGATCGACTTCGGTTCGACGGCGGGCAGCGCCGCCATCGTCGGCCGCGCAAGCGGTTTGCCGATCAAGGCGGTCTATGCCTACTCCAAGCCGGAGTGGACCGCTCTCGTCGTCCGTCGGGACAGCGAGATCCAGAGCGTCGCCGACCTGCGCGGCAAGACCGTCGCGGTCACCCGCGGCACCGATCCGCACATCTTCCTGCTGCGCGCGCTGGCCGAGGCCGGCCTGAGCGAAGACGACATCAAGCCGGTGCTACTGCAGCATCCGGACGGCTACCGGGCCCTGGAGCGCGGCCAGGTCGACGCCTGGGCCGGCCTCGATCCGCACATGGCCAAGGCCGAGCTGGAGTCCGACGCCCGGCTGTTCTTCCGCAACGCCGACCTCAACACCTACGGCATCCTGAACGTCCGCGAGGCCTTCGCGCAGGAGTATCCCGAGACGGTCGCCCGGGTGCTGCGTGTCTACGAGCGGGCCCGCCGCTACGCCCTCGAGAATCCGCAGGAGCTGCAGGCCGGTCTGGTCGCGGCGGCGAAGATCGACCCGGCCGTGGCGGCGCGCCAGCTGGAACAGCGCACCGACATCACCGACCCGGCGATCGGACAGGCCCATCGCGAGACCTTCCTGGCGACCGGCCGGGTGCTGCAGGAGATCGGCGTGATCGACGAGGACCTGGAGGTCGGAACGGTGGTCGATGAGCTGATCGACGCCAGCTTCCTGACGCGGCAAGCCGCAAAGGCCGGCGAGACCGCCGCGACCGGCAAGGCCGCCGAGTGA
- a CDS encoding nitrile hydratase accessory protein, with protein MTGKPPSETPPAQTLLADSGRPFEEPWQARVFALAHHLVARDIFTWPEHADALSAAIRRAQAAGDPDRGDTYWQHYLAALEDLVQRKRLA; from the coding sequence ATGACCGGAAAGCCCCCATCTGAAACGCCCCCGGCGCAAACACTGCTTGCGGACAGCGGGCGACCCTTCGAGGAGCCCTGGCAAGCGAGAGTCTTTGCCCTGGCTCACCACCTCGTCGCCCGAGATATTTTCACCTGGCCGGAGCATGCCGACGCCCTGAGCGCAGCGATTCGGCGCGCCCAGGCGGCGGGAGACCCGGATCGCGGTGATACCTACTGGCAGCACTACCTGGCAGCTCTGGAAGACCTGGTTCAAAGGAAGCGACTTGCTTGA
- the dctP gene encoding TRAP transporter substrate-binding protein DctP, which yields MRKVTTGLLAVAVAVGGLSASAVWSNAEAEMQMLRFAEFAPNRGTRAGALQWLDSELRERSDGALGLDIVWGGALLGARDAAQGVSDGVADMASIVPVYAPGRLVVYEAVDTVQLPDEWVGMMAAYELMTTHPAAIEEANSFNLHYFGNYTTGPTQLLSRDKPITSLEDLDGLTLRATGAFVPALEAHGASTVSVSQPKVYEALSNGSIDGSTTYYYVVKAYKQHEIANYITGVDLGQTLAFGIAMNLETYQDLSAEHQALIDELGRDFTLHVAELMHASRTETKAELAAGIDGHAIEMIEPAAGMREALVELAEQDAQRWIDKAGEKDLDADGIRGAFLELIAKYDAEHEAQGYPWDR from the coding sequence ATGAGAAAAGTGACGACAGGTCTGTTGGCCGTCGCGGTTGCAGTTGGCGGACTGAGCGCGTCCGCGGTCTGGTCGAATGCCGAAGCGGAGATGCAGATGCTGCGCTTCGCGGAGTTCGCCCCCAATCGAGGCACGAGAGCCGGTGCTCTCCAATGGCTGGACAGCGAACTGCGCGAGCGGTCCGACGGAGCCTTGGGTCTCGATATCGTTTGGGGCGGAGCGCTTCTGGGGGCCCGCGACGCGGCGCAGGGCGTGTCCGACGGGGTTGCCGACATGGCCTCCATCGTCCCGGTCTACGCCCCGGGTCGGCTTGTCGTCTACGAGGCCGTCGATACGGTGCAGTTGCCCGACGAATGGGTCGGCATGATGGCGGCTTACGAGCTGATGACGACCCATCCGGCTGCCATCGAGGAAGCCAATTCCTTCAATCTGCACTATTTCGGCAACTATACGACGGGTCCAACGCAGCTTCTGTCCCGTGACAAGCCGATCACGTCGCTCGAGGATCTCGACGGCCTGACGCTGCGTGCGACCGGCGCTTTCGTGCCGGCGCTGGAAGCGCATGGCGCGTCGACCGTCTCGGTGTCGCAGCCCAAGGTCTACGAGGCGCTGTCGAACGGCTCCATCGACGGGTCGACCACCTACTACTACGTCGTGAAGGCTTACAAGCAGCATGAGATCGCGAACTACATCACCGGCGTCGATTTGGGCCAGACGCTCGCTTTCGGGATCGCGATGAACCTCGAAACCTATCAGGACCTCAGCGCGGAGCATCAGGCGTTGATCGACGAGCTGGGCCGCGACTTCACGCTCCACGTGGCCGAACTGATGCATGCCTCGCGGACGGAAACCAAGGCCGAGCTCGCAGCCGGCATCGACGGCCATGCCATCGAAATGATCGAGCCGGCCGCCGGCATGCGCGAAGCGCTGGTCGAGCTTGCCGAGCAGGATGCGCAGCGCTGGATCGATAAAGCCGGCGAGAAGGATCTGGATGCCGACGGCATTCGCGGTGCCTTCCTCGAGCTGATCGCGAAATACGACGCCGAGCACGAGGCCCAGGGATATCCTTGGGATCGCTGA
- a CDS encoding ABC transporter permease — MLAENSERRVTLGWRGTAAKAAVFSVARFKGLILPVALLLAWETTARLELIPSFLLPAPGEVFGELADLWRSGELIDHILITVWRVALGFAVGAAAATLLGALTGSSRILRELLDPTIQALKAVPSLAWVPLFILWFGIFETSKVLLIAVGVFFPIYLNLVTGILGTDRKLVEVARICGLSRFDLVRRILVPATLPSYMTGLRAGLALGWMFVIAAELMGASEGLGFLMIDGQMTGRPAVIIGALILFALAGKLSDALIEAASTRLLSWQDGYGGTQEKADA, encoded by the coding sequence ATGCTGGCCGAAAACAGCGAGCGCCGGGTGACGCTCGGCTGGCGGGGGACGGCGGCCAAGGCCGCCGTCTTCTCCGTCGCGCGCTTCAAGGGCCTGATCCTGCCCGTTGCGTTGCTGCTCGCCTGGGAAACGACGGCCCGCCTGGAACTGATTCCCAGTTTCCTTTTGCCGGCGCCCGGCGAGGTCTTCGGCGAGCTGGCCGACCTCTGGCGGTCCGGCGAGCTGATCGACCATATCCTGATCACCGTCTGGCGCGTCGCCCTCGGTTTCGCCGTCGGCGCGGCGGCGGCGACCCTGCTGGGTGCCTTGACCGGCAGCTCACGTATTCTGCGCGAACTGCTCGATCCGACGATTCAGGCGCTGAAGGCGGTGCCTTCCCTGGCCTGGGTTCCCCTCTTCATTCTCTGGTTCGGGATCTTCGAGACCTCGAAGGTGCTGCTGATCGCGGTCGGCGTCTTTTTTCCGATCTACCTGAACCTCGTGACCGGGATTCTCGGCACCGACCGCAAGCTGGTCGAGGTCGCCAGGATCTGCGGTCTGTCGCGGTTCGATCTGGTGCGCCGCATTCTGGTGCCGGCCACCCTGCCCAGCTACATGACCGGGCTGCGTGCTGGCCTCGCGCTCGGCTGGATGTTCGTGATCGCGGCCGAACTGATGGGCGCCAGCGAGGGTCTCGGCTTCCTGATGATCGACGGGCAGATGACCGGCCGGCCGGCCGTGATCATCGGCGCCCTGATCCTTTTCGCCCTGGCCGGTAAACTTTCGGATGCCTTGATCGAGGCCGCATCGACCCGACTTCTGTCCTGGCAGGACGGTTACGGCGGAACCCAGGAGAAGGCCGATGCTTGA
- a CDS encoding TRAP transporter small permease encodes MGDVTHLFRRLLGALERVAMILSGTALLIMGGIVTASVLGRQLFNAPIPDDLIMVGLLMVCVIALPLAFIESQSGHIAVTVTTDWLPVRARGLLRAFGALAMMVFFGSIGFMVSQKLPREIAQGTYYDGTLEIPTWPMKIVFAAGIALFVLRLAVSIAEGLRTCATGVAPAHDRPTAPDRSEQV; translated from the coding sequence ATGGGCGATGTGACGCATCTGTTTCGCAGACTGCTCGGCGCGCTCGAACGCGTCGCCATGATCCTGTCCGGAACCGCGCTGCTGATCATGGGCGGGATCGTCACCGCTTCGGTGCTGGGGCGTCAGCTCTTCAACGCGCCGATCCCGGACGATCTCATCATGGTCGGCCTCTTGATGGTCTGCGTGATCGCTCTGCCGCTGGCCTTCATCGAAAGCCAGTCCGGGCATATCGCGGTGACGGTCACCACCGACTGGCTACCGGTCCGTGCGCGCGGTCTGCTGCGGGCTTTCGGTGCGCTCGCCATGATGGTCTTCTTCGGCAGTATCGGCTTCATGGTGTCCCAAAAGCTGCCGCGCGAGATTGCCCAGGGCACCTACTACGACGGAACGCTCGAAATCCCGACCTGGCCGATGAAGATCGTCTTCGCTGCGGGGATCGCTCTCTTCGTCCTTCGGCTCGCCGTTTCGATCGCGGAAGGGCTGCGCACCTGCGCGACGGGCGTGGCGCCCGCGCACGATCGCCCCACGGCGCCGGATCGGTCGGAACAGGTCTGA
- a CDS encoding 3-isopropylmalate dehydratase large subunit, with protein sequence MGATIAEKILARAAGRDRVRAGEEIKARPDFVIAYDFPGYTDVIFRQMKEDFGIDKVVDPSRFALFIDHMVPAVTPQEEELHQVTRDWGAAQGVPVYERKGIGHQVAAELGYATPGAFVVHFDGHISQLGTYGALAIGVRRHLLEAFVKERIQIKVPKTTRIDLTGRLRPGVMARDVFHHIVRVIGPSACRFQVLEIGGNALEHISLEGRQTITCLAMFTGAITAIINPDRTSLDYALPRARIALDPVSSDPDADYAAVHRIDLSGLQPVVVIPPSPANTHDLSDFVGTEVQVGYLGSCASGRVEDLRIAAEILRGRQVKPGFQLHVVPTSQEIMRQAAEEGIITDLIASGAFVTSSSCDYCFGRMGVMSAGQRAVSTGTLNVRGRMGSPDSEIFIVNAAAVAAAAIEGKIADPRPYL encoded by the coding sequence ATGGGGGCCACGATCGCAGAAAAGATTCTGGCGCGCGCCGCCGGCCGGGACCGGGTACGCGCGGGGGAAGAGATCAAGGCGCGGCCGGACTTCGTCATTGCCTACGACTTCCCCGGCTACACCGACGTCATCTTCCGGCAGATGAAAGAGGATTTCGGCATCGACAAGGTGGTCGATCCGAGCCGCTTCGCCCTATTTATCGACCATATGGTTCCGGCGGTGACGCCGCAGGAAGAAGAGCTCCACCAGGTGACCCGCGACTGGGGCGCCGCGCAGGGCGTGCCGGTCTATGAGCGCAAGGGCATCGGCCATCAGGTCGCGGCCGAACTCGGCTATGCGACGCCTGGCGCCTTCGTCGTCCATTTCGACGGCCATATCTCGCAACTCGGGACCTATGGCGCACTGGCAATCGGCGTGCGCCGCCATCTCCTCGAGGCCTTCGTCAAGGAGCGCATTCAGATCAAGGTGCCGAAGACGACGCGCATCGATCTGACCGGCCGGCTCCGGCCCGGCGTCATGGCGCGCGACGTGTTCCATCACATCGTGCGCGTGATCGGCCCCTCCGCCTGCCGCTTCCAGGTCCTCGAAATCGGCGGCAACGCGCTTGAGCACATCTCGCTCGAAGGCCGGCAGACGATCACCTGTCTCGCCATGTTCACCGGTGCCATCACCGCGATCATCAATCCGGATCGAACGAGCCTCGACTACGCCTTACCGCGTGCGCGGATCGCGCTCGACCCCGTCAGCTCCGACCCCGACGCCGACTATGCGGCGGTGCATCGGATCGATCTGTCCGGGCTGCAACCCGTCGTGGTCATCCCGCCCAGCCCCGCCAATACGCACGACCTCTCCGACTTCGTCGGCACCGAGGTGCAGGTGGGATACCTGGGATCCTGCGCCAGCGGCCGGGTCGAGGATCTCAGGATTGCCGCCGAGATCCTGCGCGGGCGTCAGGTCAAGCCGGGCTTCCAGCTCCATGTGGTACCGACCAGTCAGGAGATCATGCGCCAGGCCGCGGAGGAAGGCATCATCACCGATCTCATCGCATCGGGCGCCTTTGTCACCTCGTCCTCCTGCGACTACTGCTTCGGCCGCATGGGTGTGATGAGCGCGGGCCAACGGGCGGTCTCGACCGGCACGCTCAATGTGCGGGGGCGCATGGGCAGCCCCGATTCCGAAATCTTCATCGTCAATGCGGCAGCCGTGGCGGCGGCTGCGATCGAAGGCAAGATCGCCGACCCCCGCCCCTATCTGTGA